In Aeromicrobium marinum DSM 15272, one genomic interval encodes:
- the truA gene encoding tRNA pseudouridine(38-40) synthase TruA, translating into MRLRIDLAYDGTDFRGWAVQPGQRTVQGVIESALGTMLRLDPTPTLTCAGRTDAGVHARGQVAHVDLDTHPGVLERRLRRYLPDDIRIKSVVEAPPGFDARFAATERRYVYRMTDHPAGPDPLARRMIVHHPRPLSVDLMNAAAEHLLGQHDFAAFCKKRAGATTIRTLLALRTIRGGETIATTVRADAFCHAMVRSLMGCLVAVGERRFPPEFAAEVLSGRVRDGRVKVMEPHGLVLEEVSYPADEDIAARIEQSRRRRDE; encoded by the coding sequence GTGAGACTGCGCATCGACCTGGCCTACGACGGCACCGACTTCCGTGGCTGGGCCGTCCAGCCGGGACAGCGCACGGTGCAGGGCGTGATCGAGTCCGCGCTCGGCACGATGCTGAGGCTCGACCCCACGCCCACCCTGACGTGCGCCGGCCGCACCGACGCGGGCGTGCACGCCCGCGGACAGGTCGCGCACGTCGACCTCGACACCCATCCGGGGGTGCTGGAGCGGCGTCTGCGCCGCTACCTGCCGGACGACATCCGCATCAAGTCCGTCGTGGAGGCGCCACCGGGGTTCGATGCCAGGTTCGCCGCCACCGAACGTCGCTACGTGTACCGCATGACCGACCACCCCGCGGGCCCCGATCCGTTGGCCCGCCGCATGATCGTGCACCACCCGCGTCCGCTCTCGGTCGACCTGATGAACGCCGCGGCCGAGCACCTGCTGGGCCAGCACGACTTCGCCGCCTTCTGCAAGAAGCGCGCCGGGGCCACCACGATCCGGACCCTGCTGGCGCTGCGCACCATCCGTGGTGGCGAGACCATCGCCACCACGGTGCGCGCCGACGCCTTCTGCCACGCCATGGTGCGCTCGCTGATGGGCTGCCTGGTGGCCGTGGGTGAACGCCGGTTCCCGCCGGAGTTCGCCGCCGAGGTCCTCTCCGGCCGGGTCCGTGACGGCCGCGTGAAGGTGATGGAGCCGCACGGGCTGGTGCTGGAGGAGGTCAGCTACCCCGCCGACGAGGACATCGCCGCGCGCATCGAGCAGTCCCGACGTCGGCGGGACGAGTAG
- a CDS encoding NUDIX hydrolase, whose amino-acid sequence MAVLQSAGLLLHRRGAAGVEVLLGHLGGPFWARRHEAAWTIPKGVVEPDEELADTARREFTEELGLPVPPGPWTDLGEVRQSRKTVRIWTIEADLDPLAVEPGEFEMVWPPGSGTVQRFPELDRVQWFTLDEAEPALVVGQRAFLARLSALAD is encoded by the coding sequence GTGGCCGTCCTGCAGAGCGCGGGTCTGCTGCTGCACCGGCGCGGCGCGGCCGGCGTCGAGGTGCTGCTCGGCCACCTCGGCGGGCCGTTCTGGGCCCGGCGGCACGAGGCGGCCTGGACGATCCCGAAGGGGGTCGTCGAGCCGGACGAGGAGCTCGCCGACACCGCGCGGCGCGAGTTCACCGAGGAGCTGGGCCTGCCCGTCCCACCCGGCCCGTGGACCGATCTGGGAGAGGTCCGTCAGTCCCGCAAGACCGTCCGGATCTGGACGATCGAGGCCGACCTGGATCCCCTGGCGGTCGAGCCCGGCGAGTTCGAGATGGTCTGGCCGCCCGGGTCCGGCACCGTCCAGCGGTTCCCCGAGCTCGACCGGGTGCAGTGGTTCACCCTCGACGAGGCCGAGCCCGCCCTGGTCGTCGGTCAACGCGCATTCCTCGCGCGGCTGTCGGCGCTGGCAGACTGA
- a CDS encoding MmcQ/YjbR family DNA-binding protein: MASSWDAVVAFATSTFPDTTESVTYASPSIKVKGKLVARLRREADAPGALALRCSSSDKEALVSGADPAFFTTPHYDGYDYVLVDLDRVDPRELLELVTEAWLLVAPVRVRQAWEAQGA, from the coding sequence ATGGCCAGCAGCTGGGACGCCGTCGTGGCCTTCGCGACGTCGACCTTCCCCGACACCACCGAGTCCGTCACCTACGCGAGCCCCTCGATCAAGGTCAAGGGAAAGCTCGTGGCGCGGCTCCGGCGCGAGGCCGACGCCCCGGGTGCACTGGCCCTGCGGTGCAGCTCCTCGGACAAGGAGGCACTCGTCAGCGGGGCTGACCCGGCCTTCTTCACCACCCCGCACTACGACGGGTACGACTACGTGCTGGTGGACCTCGACCGCGTGGACCCCCGCGAGCTGCTCGAGCTGGTCACCGAGGCCTGGCTGCTCGTCGCCCCGGTCCGGGTGCGGCAGGCGTGGGAGGCGCAGGGCGCCTGA
- a CDS encoding DUF4394 domain-containing protein, whose translation MNRPLRATTLAGAAATLVVGVAVAGVSTLPAGASSGTSNTAAVGLSSDGLRLAEFKTLVPGTSRKSVAITGLVGDAKLIGIDQRVANGLLYGVGDAGGVYTLRGAKATKVSQLTVALQGTAFDVDFNPAADRLRIISNAGQSLRHNVVPDGVTAVDGSTAYTPGVITTGLQASAYTNNDVNGDTATTLYNIDAALDQLVMQVPANSGSLVAVGKLGIDLVSATGFDIDTELAGTKADENTAYLIGTPVGGVPTLYTINLLTGSVEEVGDFGTDIIDLAVVQG comes from the coding sequence ATGAACCGTCCCCTACGTGCCACCACCCTCGCGGGCGCCGCAGCGACCCTGGTCGTCGGCGTCGCCGTCGCCGGCGTCAGCACCCTGCCGGCCGGAGCGTCGTCCGGCACCAGCAACACCGCTGCCGTGGGCCTGTCGTCCGACGGTCTGCGCCTGGCCGAGTTCAAGACCCTGGTGCCGGGGACCTCGCGCAAGTCCGTCGCGATCACCGGCCTCGTGGGCGACGCGAAGCTCATCGGCATCGACCAGCGGGTCGCGAACGGGCTGCTCTACGGCGTCGGCGACGCAGGCGGCGTCTACACGTTGCGCGGCGCGAAGGCCACCAAGGTGTCCCAGCTGACCGTCGCGCTGCAGGGCACGGCGTTCGACGTGGACTTCAACCCCGCCGCGGACCGCCTCCGCATCATCAGCAACGCCGGTCAGAGCCTGCGCCACAACGTGGTCCCTGACGGTGTCACGGCCGTCGACGGCTCGACGGCCTACACGCCGGGCGTCATCACGACCGGCCTCCAGGCGTCCGCCTACACCAACAACGACGTCAACGGCGACACCGCGACGACGCTGTACAACATCGACGCCGCACTCGACCAGCTGGTCATGCAGGTCCCGGCCAACAGCGGCAGTCTCGTCGCCGTCGGCAAGCTGGGGATCGATCTGGTCTCGGCGACCGGGTTCGACATCGACACCGAGCTCGCCGGCACCAAGGCCGACGAGAACACGGCCTACCTGATCGGTACGCCGGTCGGCGGGGTGCCCACCCTGTACACCATCAACCTGCTGACCGGGTCGGTCGAGGAGGTCGGGGACTTCGGGACCGACATCATCGACCTCGCGGTCGTGCAGGGCTGA
- a CDS encoding class I SAM-dependent methyltransferase, whose product MAAQYFSPTPDSEDRRRDLAVEMVGETWTVTTGSGVFSGDGLDHATGVLLDEVTVRPSTSRLLDLGCGWGPLALAAARTHPSAEVWAVDVNDRARELTALNAERHGLAVRVASPDGVPPEVQFDAIWSNPPIRVGKQALHELLLRWLPRLTPDGELMMVVGRNLGADSLHRWLVDQGWPTERVASSRGFRVLRTTRPTG is encoded by the coding sequence GTGGCCGCTCAGTACTTCTCCCCCACGCCCGACAGCGAGGACCGTCGGCGCGACCTGGCCGTCGAGATGGTCGGTGAGACATGGACCGTGACGACCGGATCGGGGGTGTTCTCCGGGGACGGTCTGGACCACGCGACCGGCGTGCTGCTCGACGAGGTGACGGTCCGCCCGTCGACCAGCCGCCTGCTGGACCTCGGCTGCGGCTGGGGTCCGCTCGCCCTGGCGGCGGCCCGCACGCATCCGTCCGCCGAGGTGTGGGCCGTCGACGTCAACGACCGGGCGCGCGAGCTCACGGCACTCAATGCCGAACGGCACGGGCTCGCCGTCCGGGTGGCGTCGCCCGACGGCGTGCCCCCGGAGGTGCAGTTCGACGCGATCTGGTCCAACCCGCCGATCCGCGTCGGCAAGCAGGCCCTGCACGAGCTGCTGCTGCGCTGGCTGCCGCGCCTGACCCCGGACGGGGAGCTGATGATGGTGGTGGGCCGCAACCTCGGGGCCGACTCGCTCCACCGCTGGCTCGTCGACCAGGGGTGGCCCACCGAACGTGTCGCCAGCTCGCGCGGGTTCCGGGTGCTGCGGACGACCCGACCTACAGGCTGA
- a CDS encoding DM13 domain-containing protein, translated as MKRAIVAGVVAVALAAGLAVFEPWTFWTRSTVVEALPTVSAPADTDVDPAEAAAVPAPPAEPVELSRGEFITQEHATSGVARVLELPDGSRVLRLEGFSTRNGPDLVVVLSEETAGGDWFKYNDVRMIPLGDLKGTDGDQNYDIPLDGDLAGIQSAVIWCDRFNVSFGSAPISL; from the coding sequence ATGAAGCGCGCAATCGTGGCGGGTGTCGTCGCCGTGGCCCTGGCGGCCGGCCTCGCGGTGTTCGAGCCCTGGACCTTCTGGACCCGCTCGACCGTGGTCGAGGCCCTGCCGACGGTGAGCGCGCCGGCTGACACCGACGTCGACCCGGCCGAGGCCGCGGCGGTGCCCGCGCCGCCGGCCGAGCCGGTCGAGCTGTCCCGGGGCGAGTTCATCACCCAGGAGCACGCCACCAGCGGCGTCGCCCGGGTACTGGAACTGCCCGACGGTTCGAGGGTGCTGCGTCTGGAAGGCTTCTCCACCCGCAACGGACCCGACCTCGTGGTCGTGCTCTCCGAGGAGACCGCGGGCGGCGACTGGTTCAAGTACAACGACGTGCGGATGATCCCGCTCGGCGACCTCAAGGGCACCGACGGCGACCAGAACTACGACATCCCCCTCGACGGGGACCTCGCCGGCATCCAGAGCGCCGTCATTTGGTGCGACCGGTTCAACGTCTCGTTCGGTTCGGCGCCGATCAGCCTGTAG
- the rplQ gene encoding 50S ribosomal protein L17 yields MPTPTKGPRLGGSPAHQRLILANLAQNLFEHGKITTTEAKARRLRPYAESLITKAKTDTVANRRQVVKVIRDKSILHTLFTEIGPAMASRPGGYTRITKIAPRKGDNAPMAVIEIVEEKTFAAQNQTPKKSAPAAAPVEEAPQADADVVTEAESTEVLTEESPAVAEDTTADDAPADTAAEDETKSE; encoded by the coding sequence ATGCCCACGCCCACCAAGGGTCCCCGCCTCGGCGGCAGCCCCGCGCACCAGCGGCTGATCCTCGCCAACCTCGCGCAGAATCTGTTCGAGCACGGCAAGATCACCACCACGGAGGCCAAGGCCCGCCGCCTGCGTCCGTACGCCGAGTCGCTCATCACCAAGGCCAAGACCGACACGGTGGCCAACCGCCGCCAGGTCGTCAAGGTCATCCGCGACAAGAGCATCCTGCACACCCTGTTCACCGAGATCGGCCCGGCCATGGCCAGCCGCCCCGGTGGATACACGCGGATCACGAAGATCGCGCCGCGCAAGGGCGACAACGCCCCCATGGCCGTCATCGAGATCGTCGAGGAGAAGACCTTCGCGGCGCAGAACCAGACCCCCAAGAAGTCCGCTCCCGCTGCGGCACCGGTCGAGGAGGCGCCGCAGGCCGACGCCGACGTCGTCACCGAGGCCGAGTCGACCGAGGTCCTGACCGAGGAGTCGCCGGCCGTCGCCGAGGACACCACCGCGGACGACGCGCCCGCGGACACGGCAGCCGAGGACGAGACGAAGTCCGAGTAG
- a CDS encoding DNA-directed RNA polymerase subunit alpha produces the protein MLIAQRPTLTEEVVDEFRSRFVIEPLEPGFGYTLGNSLRRTLLSSIPGAAVTSIKIDGVLHEFSTVPGVTEDVTEIILNLKNLVVSSENDEPVVMYLRADTAGVVTGANIEPPAGVEVHNPDLHVATLNDKGRLEIELVVERGRGYVSAVQNKTGDEEIGRMPIDSIYSPVLKVTYKVEATRVEQRTDFDRLVVDVETKKSILPRDAIASAGSTLVELFGLARELNVEAEGIDIGPSPVDEQLAADLALPIEDLNFTVRSYNCLKREGIHTVGELITRSEQDLLDIRNFGSKSIDEVKAKLAEMGLALKDSPAGFDPSAVIADYDEDASFAEDEQY, from the coding sequence ATGCTGATCGCCCAGCGCCCCACCCTGACCGAAGAGGTCGTCGACGAGTTCCGTTCGCGGTTCGTCATCGAGCCCCTCGAGCCGGGATTCGGCTACACCCTCGGCAACTCGCTGCGTCGTACGCTGCTGTCGTCGATCCCGGGTGCGGCCGTCACCTCGATCAAGATCGACGGTGTCCTGCACGAGTTCTCGACCGTCCCCGGTGTCACCGAGGACGTCACCGAGATCATCCTCAACCTGAAGAACCTCGTCGTCTCCTCCGAGAACGACGAGCCGGTCGTCATGTACCTGCGGGCCGACACCGCCGGCGTCGTCACGGGAGCCAACATCGAGCCCCCGGCCGGCGTCGAGGTGCACAACCCGGACCTGCACGTCGCTACCCTCAACGACAAGGGCCGGCTCGAGATCGAGCTGGTCGTCGAGCGGGGCCGCGGCTACGTGTCGGCGGTGCAGAACAAGACCGGTGACGAGGAGATCGGGCGCATGCCCATCGACTCGATCTACAGCCCGGTGCTGAAGGTCACCTACAAGGTCGAGGCGACGCGTGTCGAGCAGCGGACCGACTTCGACCGGCTCGTGGTCGACGTCGAGACCAAGAAGTCGATCCTCCCGCGGGACGCCATCGCGTCGGCCGGGTCGACCCTGGTCGAGCTGTTCGGTCTGGCCCGTGAGCTGAACGTCGAGGCCGAGGGCATCGACATCGGCCCGAGCCCGGTCGACGAGCAGCTCGCTGCCGACCTGGCCCTGCCGATCGAGGACCTGAACTTCACGGTGCGGTCCTACAACTGCCTCAAGCGCGAGGGCATCCACACCGTGGGTGAGCTCATCACGCGCTCGGAGCAGGACCTGCTCGACATCCGCAACTTCGGCTCGAAGTCGATCGACGAGGTCAAGGCGAAGCTGGCCGAGATGGGCCTGGCCCTGAAGGACAGCCCGGCCGGGTTCGACCCGTCCGCCGTCATCGCCGACTACGACGAGGACGCGAGCTTCGCCGAGGACGAGCAGTACTGA
- the rpsD gene encoding 30S ribosomal protein S4, whose product MARYTGPLTKKSRRLGVDLVGGDAAFERRPYPPGQHGRTRIKESEYRTQLQEKQKARYTYGVLEKQFRRYYELASRRPGKTGDNLLTMLESRLDNVVYRSGLARTRRHARQLVTHGHFLVNGVKTNIPSFQVSKFDIIDVKPKSLETTPFIIARETHDSDTVPAWLDVSPTRGRILVHQQPVREQITVPIQEQLIVEYYSKI is encoded by the coding sequence ATGGCCCGTTACACCGGTCCTCTCACGAAGAAGTCGCGTCGTCTCGGCGTCGACCTCGTCGGTGGTGACGCCGCGTTCGAGCGTCGCCCGTACCCCCCCGGACAGCACGGCCGGACCCGGATCAAGGAGTCCGAGTACCGCACCCAGCTGCAGGAGAAGCAGAAGGCTCGCTACACCTACGGCGTGCTCGAGAAGCAGTTCCGTCGCTACTACGAGCTGGCCTCGCGCCGGCCCGGCAAGACCGGCGACAACCTGCTGACAATGCTCGAGAGCCGTCTGGACAACGTCGTCTACCGCTCGGGCCTGGCCCGCACGCGGCGCCACGCCCGCCAGCTGGTGACCCACGGTCACTTCCTGGTCAACGGCGTCAAGACGAACATCCCGTCCTTCCAGGTGAGCAAGTTCGACATCATCGACGTCAAGCCCAAGAGCCTGGAGACCACGCCGTTCATCATCGCGCGTGAGACCCACGACTCCGACACGGTGCCGGCGTGGCTCGACGTCTCGCCCACCCGTGGCCGCATCCTGGTGCACCAGCAGCCGGTCCGTGAGCAGATCACGGTGCCGATCCAGGAGCAGCTCATCGTGGAGTACTACTCCAAGATCTGA
- the rpsK gene encoding 30S ribosomal protein S11: MPPKSAGTKKVRRKEKKNVVQGEAHIKSTFNNTHVTITDPSGAVIAWASGGTVGFKGSRKSTPFAAGMAAEAAGRQAMEHGMKKVDVFVKGPGSGRETAIRSLSGVGLDVGTISDVTPSPHNGCRPPKHRRL; this comes from the coding sequence ATGCCTCCCAAGAGTGCCGGCACCAAGAAGGTGCGTCGCAAGGAGAAGAAGAACGTCGTTCAGGGCGAAGCCCACATCAAGAGCACGTTCAACAACACCCACGTCACCATCACCGATCCGTCCGGGGCCGTCATCGCCTGGGCCTCCGGTGGCACCGTGGGGTTCAAGGGCTCGCGCAAGTCCACGCCGTTCGCGGCGGGCATGGCTGCGGAGGCCGCCGGCCGCCAGGCCATGGAGCACGGGATGAAGAAGGTCGACGTGTTCGTCAAGGGCCCCGGTTCGGGCCGAGAGACCGCGATCCGCTCCCTGAGCGGTGTCGGTCTGGACGTCGGCACCATCTCCGACGTGACCCCCAGCCCCCACAACGGCTGCCGCCCGCCCAAGCACCGTCGTCTCTGA
- the rpsM gene encoding 30S ribosomal protein S13, producing the protein MARLVGVDLPREKRIEIALTYVFGIGRTRATETLAATGIDPHTRVHALDDSQLVALRDHIEAHYQVEGDLRREVTADIRRKMEIGSYQGRRHRAHLPVRGQRTKTNARTRKGPKRTVAGKKK; encoded by the coding sequence ATGGCACGCCTCGTAGGAGTTGATCTCCCGCGCGAGAAGCGCATCGAGATCGCACTCACCTATGTCTTCGGTATCGGACGCACCCGCGCCACCGAGACCCTCGCCGCCACCGGCATCGATCCCCACACCCGGGTCCACGCCCTGGACGACTCCCAGCTCGTCGCCCTGCGTGACCACATCGAGGCCCACTACCAGGTCGAGGGCGACCTGCGACGTGAGGTCACGGCGGACATCCGCCGCAAGATGGAGATCGGCAGCTACCAGGGCCGTCGCCACCGCGCGCACCTGCCCGTCCGTGGCCAGCGCACCAAGACCAACGCGCGGACCCGCAAGGGCCCCAAGCGCACCGTCGCCGGAAAGAAGAAGTGA
- the rpmJ gene encoding 50S ribosomal protein L36, translating into MKVNPSVKKICDKCKVIRRHGRVMVICENPRHKQRQG; encoded by the coding sequence ATGAAGGTCAACCCGAGCGTGAAGAAGATCTGTGACAAGTGCAAGGTGATCCGTCGCCACGGCCGCGTCATGGTGATCTGCGAGAACCCTCGTCACAAGCAGCGACAGGGCTGA
- the infA gene encoding translation initiation factor IF-1, translating to MAKKEGVIEMEGAVVEALPNAMFRVELANGHKVLAHISGKMRQHYIRILPEDRVVVELSPYDLSRGRIVYRYK from the coding sequence ATGGCGAAAAAAGAAGGCGTCATCGAGATGGAAGGCGCGGTGGTGGAGGCTCTCCCCAACGCGATGTTCCGCGTTGAGCTGGCCAACGGGCACAAGGTGCTCGCCCACATCAGCGGCAAGATGCGCCAGCACTACATCCGGATCCTCCCCGAGGACCGGGTCGTGGTGGAGCTCTCGCCGTACGACCTCAGCCGTGGACGCATCGTCTACCGCTACAAGTAA
- a CDS encoding serine hydrolase: MSIQRPLVVAFVLAVLVNGQAALLSEVDGPAPVGTAPVASAVGPIPAALERRPPALRAVPELDVATTARWSVAVLDGPTGEVTTWGDPGAFDTASIVKVDIAVALLLRVQDEDRGLTSVERDLATRMITVSDNDATSTLFRAVGGESGLEAVNARLGVEGIDVPPGADWGLTRTTATAQVRLLQRVFAADSPVSTEHRIWLQQAMTDVAPDQRFGVGAAADDPATTPLKVGLLQRSTTGRWVVTSIGQVTTDGRPRFMAVLTEGSPTLAEGVALSDRLGAAAVAALT, encoded by the coding sequence GTGAGTATCCAGCGGCCGCTCGTCGTCGCGTTCGTGCTCGCGGTCCTGGTCAACGGACAGGCGGCCCTCCTGTCCGAGGTGGACGGGCCCGCCCCGGTCGGGACCGCGCCCGTGGCGTCCGCCGTCGGGCCGATCCCGGCTGCCCTGGAGCGACGACCCCCTGCGCTGCGGGCCGTGCCCGAGCTCGACGTCGCGACGACCGCGCGCTGGTCGGTCGCCGTGCTGGACGGCCCGACCGGTGAGGTGACCACCTGGGGTGACCCGGGAGCGTTCGACACGGCCAGCATCGTCAAGGTGGACATCGCCGTGGCCCTGCTCCTGCGGGTGCAGGACGAGGACCGCGGGCTCACGTCGGTCGAGCGTGACCTCGCGACCCGGATGATCACGGTCAGTGACAACGACGCCACCAGCACCCTGTTCCGGGCCGTCGGAGGGGAGTCCGGTCTGGAAGCGGTCAACGCCCGGCTCGGCGTCGAGGGCATCGACGTCCCTCCGGGCGCCGACTGGGGCCTGACCCGGACCACCGCCACCGCCCAGGTCAGACTCCTGCAGCGCGTGTTCGCGGCGGACTCGCCGGTCTCGACCGAGCACCGGATCTGGTTGCAGCAGGCCATGACCGACGTGGCCCCGGACCAGCGTTTCGGGGTCGGTGCCGCGGCCGACGACCCGGCGACCACCCCCCTCAAGGTCGGCCTGCTGCAGCGGTCCACCACAGGGCGGTGGGTCGTCACGAGCATCGGGCAGGTGACCACCGACGGCCGCCCTCGCTTCATGGCCGTGCTCACCGAGGGTTCGCCCACCCTCGCCGAGGGTGTCGCCCTGTCCGACCGCCTCGGCGCGGCCGCCGTGGCTGCCCTGACCTGA
- a CDS encoding Lrp/AsnC family transcriptional regulator: MDAIDERLLALLVEDGRASYTVLGDRVGLSAPAVKRRVDRLVADGIVRGFTAVIDQAHLGWTTEAYVEVHCHGTIGPEELRASFAGVPEVQDAATVTGQADAILRIVARDVRHLEDALERVRTRAAAVERTETAIVLSRLVERRAALGTAD; the protein is encoded by the coding sequence ATGGACGCCATCGACGAACGCCTGCTCGCCCTGCTCGTCGAGGACGGGCGCGCCAGCTACACGGTGCTGGGGGACCGGGTCGGGCTGTCCGCGCCGGCGGTGAAGCGACGCGTCGACCGGCTCGTGGCCGACGGGATCGTGCGCGGTTTCACCGCGGTGATCGACCAGGCCCACCTGGGCTGGACCACCGAGGCCTACGTCGAGGTGCACTGCCACGGCACCATCGGGCCCGAGGAGCTGCGCGCGTCGTTCGCGGGCGTGCCGGAGGTGCAGGACGCCGCCACGGTCACCGGTCAGGCGGACGCGATCCTGCGCATCGTGGCGCGCGACGTCCGGCACCTCGAGGACGCCCTGGAGCGGGTCCGCACCCGCGCCGCGGCGGTCGAACGCACCGAGACGGCGATCGTGCTGTCGAGGCTGGTCGAGCGGCGGGCAGCGCTCGGTACCGCCGACTGA
- the ddaH gene encoding dimethylargininase: MTVLDDPRTGPQPAPGTVRSSRARRYVMCRPTAFAVRYAINPWMDTSVAVDRARALAQWEALVRTYRSHGHTVELIEPLADHPDMVFAANGAVVAGDRAYGSRFRYTEREAEAPAHATWLTAHDFAVQPAGHPSEGEGDFLVLAHAVLAGSGFRTDLAAHVEAAAVLDRPVVSLELVDPRFYHLDTALAVLDDGHGEAPPDIAYFPGAFSRHSRRTLRELFPDALLCSEAEALSFGLNAVGDGRHVFLPADATELAGRLAARGYAPVPVDLDEFLKAGGSVKCCTMELHR; the protein is encoded by the coding sequence GTGACGGTCCTGGACGACCCGCGGACGGGTCCGCAGCCCGCACCCGGCACGGTCCGCTCGTCACGGGCCCGTCGCTACGTGATGTGCCGCCCGACCGCGTTCGCCGTCCGGTACGCCATCAACCCGTGGATGGACACCTCCGTCGCGGTCGACCGGGCCCGTGCGCTCGCCCAGTGGGAGGCGCTGGTCCGGACGTACCGGAGCCACGGCCACACCGTCGAGCTGATCGAACCCCTCGCGGACCACCCGGACATGGTGTTCGCCGCCAACGGGGCCGTCGTCGCCGGTGACCGGGCGTACGGCTCGCGGTTCCGGTACACGGAACGTGAGGCCGAGGCCCCGGCCCACGCCACCTGGCTGACGGCGCACGACTTCGCGGTGCAACCGGCCGGTCACCCCAGCGAGGGCGAGGGCGACTTCCTGGTCCTGGCCCACGCCGTCCTCGCGGGCAGCGGGTTCCGCACCGACCTCGCCGCCCACGTCGAGGCGGCCGCGGTGCTCGACCGGCCGGTGGTGTCCCTCGAGCTGGTCGACCCGAGGTTCTACCACCTCGACACCGCCCTGGCCGTGCTCGACGACGGACACGGGGAGGCGCCACCGGACATCGCGTACTTCCCCGGCGCGTTCAGCCGACACAGCCGTCGGACCCTGCGCGAGCTGTTCCCGGATGCGCTCCTGTGCTCCGAGGCCGAAGCCCTGTCGTTCGGGCTCAATGCGGTCGGGGACGGACGGCACGTGTTCCTGCCGGCCGACGCGACCGAGCTGGCCGGGCGGCTGGCCGCCCGGGGCTACGCTCCGGTGCCGGTCGACCTCGACGAGTTCCTCAAGGCCGGCGGCAGCGTCAAGTGCTGCACCATGGAACTGCACCGCTGA
- the map gene encoding type I methionyl aminopeptidase yields MFGRGVEIKTPDQVAVMRSAGLVVAECLARVRAAVAPGVTTAELDAIARACIAEHGATSNFLGYGATDLAGTGGFPGVICTSVNDEVVHGIPGDRALREGDVISIDCGAVVDGWHGDAAVTVAVGTVAPEVAELASVTEAALWEGIAAAQPGGRLGDVGHAVQACVRAHGDYGIVDAFTGHGIGTAMHQEPDVPNTGRRGRGLRLSPGLVIAIEPMLTLGSPSVRILADDWTAVSADGSWAAHVEHSVAVTPEGPWVLTDADGGRARLAAAGVPCGAR; encoded by the coding sequence GTGTTCGGACGAGGCGTCGAGATCAAGACTCCCGACCAGGTGGCCGTCATGCGGTCCGCCGGACTCGTGGTGGCCGAGTGCCTCGCCCGTGTCCGGGCCGCCGTGGCCCCGGGCGTGACGACCGCGGAGCTGGATGCGATCGCCCGGGCCTGCATCGCCGAGCACGGCGCGACGTCGAACTTCCTCGGCTACGGCGCCACCGACCTCGCGGGTACGGGGGGATTCCCCGGCGTGATCTGCACGTCGGTCAACGACGAGGTCGTCCACGGCATCCCCGGTGACCGTGCCCTCCGCGAGGGTGACGTGATCTCGATCGACTGCGGTGCCGTCGTCGACGGCTGGCACGGGGACGCCGCCGTCACGGTGGCCGTGGGCACGGTGGCGCCTGAAGTTGCCGAGCTCGCGTCGGTCACCGAGGCGGCCCTCTGGGAGGGCATCGCAGCGGCCCAGCCGGGGGGGCGACTGGGCGACGTCGGGCACGCGGTGCAGGCCTGCGTGCGCGCACACGGCGACTACGGGATCGTCGACGCCTTCACCGGTCACGGCATCGGCACCGCGATGCACCAGGAGCCGGACGTGCCGAACACGGGACGCCGTGGCCGGGGCCTGCGTCTGAGCCCGGGGCTGGTGATCGCGATCGAACCGATGCTGACGCTCGGGTCCCCGTCGGTGCGCATCCTCGCCGACGACTGGACCGCCGTCTCGGCCGACGGTTCGTGGGCGGCGCACGTCGAGCACAGTGTGGCCGTCACGCCGGAGGGCCCGTGGGTGCTCACCGACGCCGACGGTGGCCGGGCACGCCTCGCGGCCGCCGGCGTGCCCTGTGGCGCCCGCTGA